The region TTACGACAGACGAACCTCATTTTGGCGATACCATACCCACAAAAATGCGGAGCGTGAACCACCAAAATCTACAAAAAAATTGTGAATGGCTGCAACGCGACTTACTGCGTTTGTTCGAATGGAGGCTAACCGCAAAAGGGGTGCACGAGGATAAGTCACGAGAAAGCCGCTTGACGCCTGCCAGCACAACCGGCATGACGCTACCACACAAGGATGACGTTCTTCTAAACGATTGAACGGAACGCGCGTCTGATTCCAGTAGCTGCCCTGACATTGCAGATGAACAAGCCGTGACTTTTTCTCCTTCCATCAAATCACAAGCGGGCGCATGAGCAAAATAGCTTATGTCAATGGCCGCTATGTGTTGCACCGTGACGCCGTGGTTCATATCGATGACCGCGGCTACCAATTCGCGGATGGCGTATATGAAGTCTGTGAAGTATTTCGCGGCGGCCTGATCGACGAGAAGCGCCATTTCGATCGGCTTGCCTATTCGCTCGCCGAGTTGCAAATCGTGGCGCCTCTCCGGCCTGAGGTGCTTGCCGTGGTGATTCGCGAAGTGATGGCTCGGAACAGAGTCGATAATGGCTATCTCTACGTCCAGGTGACACGCGGCGTGGCTCCGCGCGACCATGTCTTTCCCCCAAAATCCGTTCGTCCAAGCCTCGTCGTGACGGCGCGTCAGATTGATCCTGAAAAGAGCGCGGAAACGGCGCGCAAGGGAATCAGTGCCGTTACCACCTCGGACCTGCGTTGGAAGCGCGTTGACATCAAGTCAATCTCTTTGCTACCCAACGTCCTTGCACGGCAGCTTGCGCGGGAGCAGGGCGCCTATGAAGCTTGGCTCGTCGATTCGGATGGAATGATTACCGAAGGGGCGGCGTCGAACGCGTGGATCGTCAGCGGGGCAGGCACTCTCATTACTCATCAAATCGATCATACGATCC is a window of Methylocapsa sp. D3K7 DNA encoding:
- a CDS encoding D-amino-acid transaminase, producing the protein MSKIAYVNGRYVLHRDAVVHIDDRGYQFADGVYEVCEVFRGGLIDEKRHFDRLAYSLAELQIVAPLRPEVLAVVIREVMARNRVDNGYLYVQVTRGVAPRDHVFPPKSVRPSLVVTARQIDPEKSAETARKGISAVTTSDLRWKRVDIKSISLLPNVLARQLAREQGAYEAWLVDSDGMITEGAASNAWIVSGAGTLITHQIDHTILRGITRTRLIEIIAEQGLTLEERRFGLEEVYSAREAFVTGATTLVMPVVRIDGRQIGTGTPGPVASKLRAIFHDAAERT